The following proteins are co-located in the Ketogulonicigenium robustum genome:
- a CDS encoding L,D-transpeptidase, with product MTLAQPVFSRRSALAALGGFSLVAACAQVPEIAAQPEEQIAGIPVSQIVEGYGLLEDEGFRLPPIPPRYLQGVNRRMLIAYPGTQRAGTIEIDPNAKFLYWVLPDGMAWRYPIGVGIEGLGLRGETVIQRKAKWPGWTPTANMLRRDPELYEPFRRGVPGGLASPLGARALYLYRGGRDTYYRIHGTNDLESIGNSGSAGCIRLFNHDIIHLYEMVPNSTRVIIRSYNESVRIEGAAMANRGIELAPYIITPEELFNGESGHRADELASVSGRG from the coding sequence ATGACACTTGCACAGCCCGTTTTCTCCCGTCGGTCGGCTTTGGCCGCACTCGGCGGATTCTCCCTCGTGGCCGCTTGCGCGCAAGTGCCTGAAATTGCAGCGCAACCTGAAGAACAGATCGCCGGTATTCCCGTGTCCCAGATCGTCGAGGGATATGGATTGCTTGAGGATGAGGGCTTCCGTCTGCCGCCGATTCCCCCGCGCTATCTGCAAGGTGTTAACCGGCGCATGCTGATCGCATATCCGGGAACGCAGCGCGCCGGCACGATCGAAATCGACCCGAACGCAAAGTTTCTTTACTGGGTACTGCCCGACGGCATGGCATGGCGCTATCCGATTGGCGTCGGTATCGAAGGTCTGGGCCTGCGCGGCGAGACCGTGATCCAGCGCAAGGCCAAGTGGCCGGGTTGGACGCCGACCGCCAACATGTTGCGCCGCGATCCCGAACTGTACGAACCCTTCCGCCGCGGCGTGCCCGGTGGTCTGGCCAGCCCGCTGGGGGCCCGCGCGTTGTATCTGTATCGCGGTGGCCGCGACACCTACTACCGTATTCACGGCACCAACGATCTGGAATCGATTGGTAATTCGGGTTCTGCCGGCTGTATCCGCCTATTCAACCACGACATCATCCACCTGTATGAGATGGTGCCGAACAGCACCCGCGTGATTATCCGCAGCTATAACGAATCGGTTCGGATCGAAGGGGCCGCGATGGCCAACCGCGGGATCGAGCTCGCCCCTTACATCATCACCCCCGAAGAGCTGTTCAATGGCGAGTCCGGTCACCGCGCTGACGAGCTGGCTTCGGTTTCGGGGCGCGGGTAA
- the dtd gene encoding D-aminoacyl-tRNA deacylase, with the protein MRAVIQRVSAASVSVDGSVIGQIEAGLLILVCAMKGDDDTAPARLAAKISRLRVFRDDAGKMNLSLADTGGAALIVSQFTLAANTAKGNRPGFSDAAPPERGNALYESFVTACRALQIPCATGQFGADMQVSLTNDGPVTFWVEV; encoded by the coding sequence ATGCGCGCTGTAATCCAACGCGTCAGCGCCGCAAGCGTCAGCGTCGATGGATCTGTCATTGGCCAGATCGAAGCGGGCTTGCTGATTCTGGTCTGCGCGATGAAGGGTGACGACGATACCGCCCCCGCGCGCCTTGCGGCCAAAATCTCGCGGTTGCGGGTGTTTCGCGATGATGCAGGGAAGATGAACCTGTCGCTGGCCGATACGGGCGGCGCGGCGCTGATCGTCAGTCAATTCACACTCGCCGCGAATACCGCCAAGGGCAACCGCCCCGGCTTTTCCGATGCCGCCCCGCCCGAGCGCGGCAATGCGCTCTACGAATCGTTCGTGACAGCCTGCCGCGCGCTGCAAATACCCTGCGCGACGGGCCAGTTTGGGGCCGACATGCAAGTCAGCCTGACCAATGACGGCCCCGTAACCTTCTGGGTCGAGGTTTAG
- a CDS encoding primosomal protein N' (replication factor Y) - superfamily II helicase, with the protein MTDIPNIPRRGRSTAPDSAPEEHRFPCEQCGANLTFAPGQTELRCAHCGHVQRISHTGNFEEALRELDYNLVIKNLVRDAEFEVTKFITCPNCGARSEFKEGTHAALCPFCATPVVTDTGSHRQIKPQALVPFALDENAARQSMTKWLGSLWLAPNGLQEYARKGRAMSGIYVPYWTFDSNTHSQYTGRRGDIYYETRTVMRDGKRQTEQVQKIRWTSVRGRVARSFDDVLVLAENALPRAYTDALEPWDLSALVPYDPQFLSGFRAEGYEIDPEGGFSIGQQKMRNVIEQDVRRDIGGDRQQVDQLHTEFNDVTLKHILLPIWVAAYKYRDKTYRFVVNAQTGKVKGERPWSPWKIFFLVLGLAILAAGVVYLGQNS; encoded by the coding sequence ATGACCGACATTCCCAATATTCCGCGCCGCGGCCGCAGCACTGCCCCTGATTCCGCCCCCGAGGAGCACCGCTTCCCATGCGAGCAATGCGGCGCGAACCTGACGTTTGCCCCCGGCCAAACCGAACTGCGCTGCGCGCATTGCGGGCACGTGCAGCGCATCTCGCACACCGGTAATTTCGAAGAAGCGCTGCGCGAACTGGACTATAACCTCGTCATCAAAAATCTGGTGCGCGACGCCGAATTCGAAGTCACCAAATTCATCACCTGCCCCAATTGTGGCGCGCGCAGCGAATTCAAGGAAGGCACGCATGCGGCGCTGTGTCCGTTCTGCGCAACCCCCGTGGTCACCGATACCGGCAGCCACCGGCAAATCAAACCACAGGCGCTGGTGCCCTTTGCGCTGGATGAAAACGCAGCGCGGCAGTCGATGACGAAATGGCTGGGTAGTCTCTGGCTCGCCCCCAACGGCTTGCAGGAATACGCCCGCAAAGGGCGCGCGATGTCGGGCATCTATGTGCCCTATTGGACATTCGATTCGAACACGCACAGCCAATACACCGGACGCCGCGGCGATATTTATTACGAGACCCGCACCGTCATGCGCGACGGCAAACGCCAGACCGAACAGGTCCAGAAGATCCGCTGGACGTCTGTGCGCGGGCGCGTCGCGCGCAGCTTCGACGATGTGCTAGTGCTGGCCGAAAACGCGCTACCCCGTGCCTATACCGACGCGCTCGAACCATGGGACCTGTCGGCGCTGGTTCCTTATGATCCGCAGTTTCTGTCGGGCTTTCGCGCCGAGGGATACGAGATCGACCCCGAGGGCGGCTTCAGCATCGGGCAACAAAAGATGCGCAACGTGATCGAACAGGACGTGCGGCGCGATATCGGGGGCGACCGCCAACAGGTCGATCAGCTGCACACCGAATTCAACGATGTCACATTAAAGCATATTCTGCTGCCCATCTGGGTTGCGGCTTACAAATACCGTGACAAAACCTATCGCTTCGTCGTCAATGCCCAAACCGGCAAGGTCAAGGGCGAGCGTCCATGGTCGCCGTGGAAGATCTTTTTCCTTGTGCTGGGGCTGGCCATTCTGGCCGCCGGCGTCGTTTATCTGGGCCAGAATAGTTGA
- a CDS encoding SPFH domain-containing protein, with amino-acid sequence MGILDFLSGQFIDVIHWTDDTRDTMVWRFEREGHEIKYGAKLTVREGQSAVFIHEGQLADVFGPGLYMLETNNMPIMTSLQHWDHGFKSPFKSEVYFVNTTRFNDLKWGTKNPIMCRDPEFGPVRLRAFGSFSMRVSDPAKFIREIVGTDGEFTTDEISLQIRNVVVQAVSRILAGSQIPVLDMAANTADLGKMITNAIAPIVAEYGLIIPEFYIENISLPEEVEKVLDKRTSMGIVGDLNRYAQFSAAEAMTAAASNPGAAGAGMGMGIGIGMGGGIAGPWGTAPQATTAAPPPPPPADQVWHLAKNGQTTGPFSRADLGRMAQNGELTRETHVWTAGQDGWKRAEEVNQLAQLFTIQPPPPPPGV; translated from the coding sequence ATGGGCATTCTTGATTTCCTGTCCGGCCAGTTCATCGACGTCATCCACTGGACGGACGACACCCGCGACACCATGGTCTGGCGTTTCGAACGCGAGGGCCACGAGATCAAATACGGCGCCAAGCTGACGGTGCGCGAAGGGCAGTCGGCGGTGTTCATCCACGAAGGGCAGCTGGCCGATGTGTTCGGCCCCGGGCTTTATATGTTGGAAACCAACAACATGCCCATCATGACCAGCCTGCAGCACTGGGATCATGGCTTTAAGTCACCCTTCAAAAGCGAAGTCTATTTCGTCAATACGACCCGCTTCAACGACCTGAAATGGGGCACCAAAAACCCCATCATGTGCCGCGACCCCGAGTTCGGCCCGGTACGTTTGCGCGCATTCGGCAGCTTCTCGATGCGGGTCAGCGACCCCGCCAAATTCATCCGCGAGATCGTCGGAACCGACGGCGAGTTCACCACCGATGAAATCAGCCTGCAAATACGCAACGTTGTGGTGCAGGCGGTCAGCCGTATTTTGGCGGGCAGCCAGATCCCTGTGCTGGACATGGCCGCAAATACGGCTGATCTGGGCAAGATGATCACCAACGCCATCGCCCCGATTGTGGCCGAATATGGGCTGATCATCCCCGAGTTTTATATCGAAAACATCTCGCTTCCCGAAGAGGTCGAGAAGGTGCTGGACAAGCGCACCTCGATGGGAATCGTCGGCGATCTGAACCGCTATGCCCAGTTCTCGGCGGCCGAGGCGATGACCGCTGCCGCATCAAACCCCGGCGCTGCCGGTGCAGGCATGGGCATGGGGATCGGCATCGGCATGGGGGGCGGAATCGCTGGCCCGTGGGGCACCGCGCCGCAGGCCACTACGGCTGCGCCGCCCCCGCCGCCGCCCGCCGATCAGGTCTGGCACTTGGCTAAAAACGGCCAGACAACGGGCCCGTTCTCGCGCGCCGATCTGGGGCGCATGGCCCAAAATGGCGAGCTGACACGTGAAACACATGTTTGGACCGCCGGCCAAGACGGCTGGAAACGCGCCGAGGAGGTCAACCAGTTGGCCCAGCTGTTCACCATCCAACCGCCGCCGCCCCCACCCGGCGTCTAA
- a CDS encoding 5-bromo-4-chloroindolyl phosphate hydrolysis family protein yields the protein MAREYGGKYSPTPHDDDKIPGAKAALRDARAETRRVDKAGARANVLFIPAFIVAILSLGRGALGMAAGLSGAAFILLAAWLMREGLRAEAAYDARTIARRPAIPRKIMAAVGFGLGTALMAISAGTAPVFGVVYGVIASVLTLGAFGVDPLRDKRAEGIDAFQQNRVARIVDEAESYLGVMQGQITTLNDRALTAKVEGVALSARRMIRTVEEDPRDLTAARKFLGVYLMGARDATVKFVDLYRRTRDTTARTDYETLLDDLQTQFTASTTRMLSDGRADMDIEIKVLRERLQREGIPTE from the coding sequence ATGGCACGTGAATACGGTGGAAAATACTCGCCCACGCCCCATGATGACGACAAGATCCCCGGCGCGAAAGCCGCGCTGCGCGACGCACGCGCCGAAACCCGGCGCGTCGACAAGGCGGGGGCACGGGCGAACGTGCTGTTCATCCCGGCGTTTATCGTCGCGATTTTGTCGCTAGGGCGCGGTGCGCTGGGGATGGCTGCGGGCCTGTCGGGTGCCGCGTTCATCTTGCTGGCCGCTTGGCTGATGCGCGAAGGGCTGCGCGCCGAAGCCGCCTACGATGCCCGTACCATCGCGCGCCGCCCCGCAATCCCGCGCAAGATCATGGCGGCGGTGGGCTTTGGCCTTGGCACGGCGTTGATGGCAATCTCCGCCGGCACGGCGCCAGTATTCGGCGTAGTCTACGGCGTGATTGCCAGCGTACTGACGTTGGGCGCGTTCGGCGTTGACCCGCTGCGCGACAAGCGCGCCGAAGGGATTGATGCCTTTCAACAAAACCGCGTGGCGCGCATCGTGGACGAGGCCGAAAGCTACCTCGGCGTGATGCAGGGGCAGATCACCACGTTGAACGACCGCGCCCTGACCGCCAAGGTCGAGGGGGTCGCCCTGTCCGCTCGCCGCATGATCCGCACGGTCGAGGAAGACCCGCGCGATCTCACGGCTGCCCGCAAATTCTTGGGCGTCTATCTGATGGGTGCGCGTGATGCGACGGTGAAATTTGTCGACCTCTATCGGCGCACACGTGATACAACTGCCCGCACCGATTACGAGACGTTGCTGGACGACCTGCAGACCCAATTCACCGCCTCGACCACGCGCATGCTTAGCGATGGCCGTGCGGATATGGATATAGAAATCAAAGTCCTGCGCGAGCGGTTGCAGCGCGAAGGCATCCCCACCGAATAA
- a CDS encoding DUF2927 domain-containing protein, which translates to MQTRGRPFTYGMAGLLALPFVAACTPTPPAPEAPPTPAVAPALPPARPAQPAVVAPSATSQALAQYYRRLQNDLLARNLLRTDGGPEVDITDTILARNFIRIALYDEYADLGSRFSPNTTESRLRRWEQPVRYQMVFGQTVPRAQRNKDQAEVSAYFGRLQNITGLQIEQSDDPNYLVMFLGEDDRPGAAAQLRTFIPGISESALLALMHPDRSTLCLVIAFADASSNYTYSRAVALIRAEHPDRMRSACIHEELAQGLGLANDDVTVRPSIFNDSEEFALLTLQDEMMLKILYDRRLRPGMTIDQATPIVRQIATEIISPPPV; encoded by the coding sequence ATGCAAACGCGCGGGCGGCCTTTTACCTATGGGATGGCAGGGCTTCTGGCCCTGCCTTTCGTTGCCGCCTGCACCCCCACCCCCCCTGCGCCCGAGGCACCGCCCACCCCTGCGGTCGCACCCGCGTTGCCGCCTGCGCGCCCCGCGCAACCCGCCGTCGTCGCCCCATCGGCGACCAGCCAGGCGCTGGCGCAATACTATCGCCGCCTGCAAAACGATCTGCTGGCGCGCAACCTGCTGCGCACCGATGGCGGGCCCGAGGTCGATATTACCGACACGATTCTGGCCCGTAACTTCATTCGCATCGCGCTTTACGACGAATATGCCGACCTCGGCAGCCGTTTTTCGCCAAACACGACAGAATCGCGCCTGCGTCGCTGGGAACAGCCGGTGCGCTACCAGATGGTTTTCGGCCAAACCGTGCCAAGGGCGCAGCGCAACAAGGATCAGGCCGAGGTATCGGCCTATTTCGGGCGATTGCAAAATATCACCGGCCTTCAGATCGAACAGTCGGACGACCCGAACTACCTTGTGATGTTTCTGGGCGAGGACGACAGACCGGGCGCGGCAGCCCAACTGCGCACATTCATTCCCGGCATCAGCGAAAGCGCATTGCTGGCACTGATGCACCCCGACCGCAGCACGCTGTGTCTGGTGATCGCGTTTGCCGATGCCTCCAGCAACTACACGTACAGCCGCGCCGTCGCCCTGATCCGCGCCGAACACCCCGACCGTATGCGCAGCGCCTGCATCCACGAGGAGCTGGCCCAAGGCCTTGGGCTCGCCAATGACGACGTGACCGTGCGCCCGTCGATCTTCAACGATAGCGAGGAATTCGCCCTGCTGACCCTGCAGGACGAAATGATGCTGAAAATCCTGTACGACCGCAGGCTGCGGCCCGGCATGACCATCGATCAGGCCACGCCCATCGTGCGCCAAATCGCAACCGAGATTATCTCGCCGCCCCCGGTTTGA
- a CDS encoding pseudouridine synthase, whose product MNQDPTIPPTDTPAAATDATETPKASDTKATAEDAAPEGDRIAKALSRAGVASRRDVERMIIDGRVSVNGKVITSPATNVTARDRLAVDGQPVAAAEPPRLWLYHKPSGLVTTNKDELGRDTVFDHLPEDMPRVMTVGRLDLTSEGLLLLTNDGEVKRKLELPTTGWLRRYRVRINGDVTEPDLAPLRAGITVDDVVYQPMEVALDRKQGANAWLTVGLREGKNREIRRVMEAIGFVVNRLIRVSYGPFQLGTLEPGAVQEVRRKILRDQLGLDMDEPELQRDRRVMRNGQKPAPAAKGRRPAPVDDGEEGFSRPGFSRGSAFSSRTATPRPPREDDDRGRGGYDRKPRSDRPSGDRFGNDRFGSDRPRAERPTGDRPRFDKPRGDRPTGDRPRSDKPFGERKSFDKPRFDKPREDRPYGERPRFDKPRDERPQGEQSRFGKPRFDRKPDGDRPYGDRNREGGNRDFKPRGDRPTGDRPFGDRNREGGDRGFKPRGDFKPRGDRPTGDRPFGDRNREGGDRGFKPRGDFKPRGDKPTGDRPFGDRNREGGDRGFKPRGEFKPRGDKPAGDRPFGDRNREGGDRGFKPRGEFKPRGDGDKRGSFSKGPRSDGPRSNGPRQDGPRTDGPRRPPKPRSRD is encoded by the coding sequence ATGAATCAGGACCCCACCATTCCCCCGACAGATACCCCTGCAGCCGCAACCGACGCCACGGAAACCCCCAAGGCATCGGACACCAAAGCGACAGCAGAAGACGCCGCCCCCGAAGGCGACCGTATTGCAAAGGCGCTCTCGCGCGCGGGCGTTGCCTCGCGCCGCGATGTTGAGCGTATGATCATTGACGGCCGCGTCAGCGTCAACGGCAAGGTCATCACCTCGCCCGCGACCAACGTGACCGCCCGCGACCGTTTGGCCGTCGACGGCCAGCCCGTTGCCGCTGCCGAGCCGCCGCGCCTATGGCTTTACCACAAGCCCAGCGGCCTTGTGACGACCAACAAGGACGAACTGGGCCGCGACACCGTTTTCGACCACCTGCCCGAAGACATGCCCCGCGTCATGACTGTCGGCCGCCTTGACCTGACATCCGAAGGGTTGTTGCTGCTGACCAACGATGGCGAGGTGAAGCGCAAGCTGGAGCTGCCGACGACCGGCTGGCTGCGCCGCTACCGTGTGCGTATCAACGGCGACGTGACCGAGCCTGATCTGGCCCCCCTGCGCGCCGGCATCACCGTCGATGACGTGGTCTACCAGCCGATGGAGGTCGCCCTCGACCGCAAGCAGGGCGCGAACGCTTGGCTGACAGTTGGCCTGCGCGAAGGCAAGAACCGCGAAATCCGCCGCGTGATGGAAGCCATCGGCTTCGTGGTGAACCGCCTGATCCGCGTATCGTACGGGCCGTTCCAGCTCGGCACGCTCGAGCCCGGCGCCGTGCAGGAAGTGCGGCGCAAGATCCTGCGCGATCAGCTTGGCCTTGATATGGACGAGCCCGAATTGCAGCGCGACCGCCGCGTGATGCGCAATGGCCAGAAGCCTGCCCCCGCCGCCAAGGGCCGCCGCCCCGCGCCGGTCGATGACGGCGAGGAAGGTTTCAGCCGCCCGGGCTTCAGCCGTGGCAGCGCATTCTCGTCGCGCACCGCGACCCCGCGCCCCCCGCGCGAGGATGACGACCGTGGCCGCGGCGGCTACGACCGCAAGCCGCGCAGCGATCGGCCGAGCGGCGATCGGTTTGGTAATGACCGGTTTGGCAGCGATCGACCCCGTGCTGAGCGCCCCACAGGCGACAGACCGCGCTTCGACAAACCCCGCGGTGACCGCCCAACGGGCGACCGGCCGCGTAGCGACAAGCCGTTCGGCGAACGCAAGTCCTTCGACAAGCCGCGTTTCGACAAGCCGCGCGAAGATCGCCCCTATGGCGAGCGCCCCCGCTTTGACAAACCCCGCGACGAGCGCCCGCAGGGCGAGCAATCGCGTTTTGGCAAACCGCGCTTCGACCGTAAACCCGACGGCGACCGGCCTTATGGCGACCGTAATCGCGAGGGCGGCAATCGCGATTTCAAACCGCGTGGAGACCGGCCCACAGGCGACCGCCCGTTCGGTGACCGTAACCGCGAGGGCGGTGACCGTGGTTTCAAGCCGCGTGGCGATTTCAAACCGCGCGGCGACCGGCCCACAGGCGACCGCCCCTTCGGTGACCGTAACCGCGAAGGTGGTGACCGTGGCTTCAAGCCGCGTGGCGATTTCAAACCGCGCGGCGACAAACCCACAGGCGACCGCCCCTTCGGTGACCGCAACCGCGAGGGCGGCGACCGTGGCTTCAAACCCCGTGGCGAGTTCAAGCCGCGCGGCGACAAACCCGCAGGCGACCGCCCCTTCGGTGACCGCAACCGCGAGGGCGGCGACCGTGGCTTCAAACCCCGTGGCGAGTTCAAGCCGCGCGGTGATGGTGACAAGCGTGGGTCGTTCAGCAAGGGCCCCCGCAGCGATGGGCCCCGTTCTAACGGCCCACGTCAAGATGGCCCGCGCACCGACGGGCCGCGTCGCCCGCCCAAGCCGCGTAGCCGCGACTAA
- a CDS encoding carbohydrate kinase family protein: protein MILCCGDCLIDMLPTTDTAGRDAYVPTVGGAALNTAIALGRLGTPVGMFTGLSHDPFGQMLHDHATGEGVDMRHAARRPLPTTLAFAHLIDGRAVYSFHDENTAGRMIAQSDIPSAPARAYLFGGISLAYDPCGAVFEAFQEQVSATAVTMLDVNIRPSLFSSGLVTDEAAYRARLDRMIARADIVKLSEDDLAWLSGPADVAAEAQRILDMGPKLVLLTMDSRGARGFSACGGRVAVAALKIAQVVDTIGAGDTFNAGALAYLFDAGLLSKEGLATLSAEDLHAAMLQASRTAGYCVSHAGANGPTREQLCAL, encoded by the coding sequence ATGATCCTGTGCTGCGGCGATTGCCTGATCGACATGCTGCCCACCACCGACACGGCGGGCCGCGATGCCTATGTGCCGACGGTTGGCGGCGCGGCCTTGAATACCGCCATCGCGCTGGGGCGGCTGGGCACGCCGGTCGGCATGTTTACGGGCCTATCGCATGACCCCTTCGGGCAGATGCTGCACGACCATGCCACTGGCGAGGGGGTCGATATGCGCCACGCCGCTCGCCGCCCGCTGCCGACTACGCTGGCCTTTGCCCACCTAATCGACGGCCGCGCCGTCTATTCCTTTCACGACGAAAACACCGCCGGCCGCATGATCGCGCAAAGCGATATCCCCAGTGCCCCTGCACGCGCCTACCTGTTTGGCGGCATCTCGTTGGCCTACGATCCCTGCGGCGCGGTGTTCGAGGCGTTTCAGGAACAAGTGTCTGCGACCGCCGTAACCATGCTGGACGTCAATATCCGCCCCAGCCTGTTCTCCTCGGGCCTTGTCACGGATGAGGCAGCCTATCGCGCGCGGCTGGATCGCATGATCGCCCGCGCCGATATCGTCAAGCTCAGCGAGGACGATCTTGCTTGGCTTTCGGGCCCTGCCGATGTGGCAGCCGAGGCGCAGCGCATTTTGGACATGGGCCCGAAACTGGTACTGCTGACAATGGACAGCCGCGGGGCGCGGGGCTTCAGCGCCTGCGGTGGCCGCGTCGCCGTGGCCGCCCTGAAGATTGCACAGGTGGTCGACACCATCGGCGCGGGCGATACCTTCAACGCGGGCGCGCTGGCCTATCTGTTCGATGCGGGCCTCCTCAGCAAAGAAGGTCTTGCCACTTTGTCGGCCGAGGATTTGCACGCCGCGATGCTGCAGGCCAGCCGCACGGCCGGCTACTGCGTCTCGCATGCCGGCGCGAACGGCCCGACGCGGGAACAGCTATGCGCGCTGTAA
- a CDS encoding toxic anion resistance protein, which translates to MSETIREAAAATLQDVAKVTATILPEPAAEIVPLAQADSAKSDEIRKRMAEIDMTETQSIIGFGSRAQAELQTISQAMLQGVKNKDVGPAGDSLRDMVTTIRGFSVSELDVRREQSWWEKLLGRAAPMAKFVARFEEVQGQIDKISDDLLKHEHVLLKDIESLDMLYEKTLDFYNELAVYIAAGDEKLAELDSTVIPAKEAEANAAPEDQAILKAQELRDLRAARDDLERRVHDLKLTRQVTMQSLPSIRLVQENDKSLVTKINSTLVNTVPLWETQLAQAVTIQRSSEAAKAVKAANDLTNDLLTKNAEHLREANKAIRTEIERGVFDIEAVKAANANLIATINESLQIADEGKAKRAAAEADLQRLEADLRDTLVSAKARTAPTA; encoded by the coding sequence ATGTCAGAAACCATCCGCGAGGCCGCAGCCGCGACGCTGCAAGATGTAGCGAAAGTCACTGCGACCATCCTGCCCGAGCCCGCTGCCGAGATTGTCCCCTTGGCCCAAGCAGACAGCGCGAAATCGGACGAGATCCGCAAGCGTATGGCCGAAATCGACATGACGGAAACGCAGTCGATCATCGGTTTCGGCTCGCGCGCGCAGGCTGAACTGCAAACAATCAGCCAAGCCATGCTGCAGGGCGTGAAGAACAAAGACGTGGGCCCCGCAGGCGACAGCCTGCGCGATATGGTGACCACCATCCGCGGCTTTTCGGTCAGCGAGCTGGATGTGCGACGCGAGCAAAGCTGGTGGGAAAAGCTGCTGGGCCGCGCCGCGCCGATGGCCAAATTCGTTGCCCGCTTCGAGGAAGTCCAAGGCCAGATCGACAAGATTTCCGATGATCTCCTCAAGCATGAACACGTGCTGCTGAAAGACATCGAGAGCCTCGACATGCTCTACGAGAAGACCCTCGATTTCTATAACGAACTGGCGGTTTATATCGCCGCAGGTGATGAAAAGCTGGCCGAGTTGGACAGCACCGTCATCCCCGCCAAAGAGGCCGAGGCCAACGCCGCGCCCGAGGATCAAGCCATCCTGAAAGCGCAGGAACTGCGCGACCTGCGCGCCGCCCGCGACGATCTGGAACGCCGCGTGCACGACCTGAAGCTGACACGGCAGGTCACGATGCAGTCGCTGCCCTCGATCCGCCTTGTGCAGGAAAACGACAAGTCGCTGGTCACAAAGATCAACTCGACCTTGGTCAACACAGTGCCCCTGTGGGAAACCCAGCTGGCGCAAGCCGTGACGATCCAGCGCTCATCCGAGGCTGCGAAGGCCGTCAAAGCCGCGAACGATCTGACCAACGATCTGCTGACCAAGAACGCCGAACACCTGCGCGAGGCCAACAAGGCGATCCGCACCGAGATCGAGCGCGGCGTCTTCGATATCGAGGCTGTGAAGGCGGCGAACGCCAACCTGATCGCCACGATCAACGAAAGCCTGCAAATCGCCGACGAAGGCAAAGCCAAGCGCGCCGCAGCCGAGGCTGACCTGCAGCGCCTCGAGGCGGATCTGCGCGATACGCTGGTGTCGGCCAAAGCCCGCACGGCCCCGACGGCCTGA
- a CDS encoding nucleoside deaminase codes for MQFRSYMSLALEEARLAAMRGEVPVGAVVIDPAGQVVARAGNRTRELSDPTAHAEVLAIRAACAQIGSERLVGHDLYVTLEPCPICAGTIAAARIARLYYGADDPKSGGVVHGARVFSHPQCHHRPEIYGDFSAPEAEALLRGFFAARRRAGVAEPE; via the coding sequence ATGCAGTTCCGATCTTACATGAGCCTAGCGCTGGAGGAAGCCCGCTTGGCCGCGATGCGCGGCGAGGTGCCGGTTGGGGCGGTTGTGATCGACCCTGCAGGGCAAGTTGTGGCGCGCGCAGGGAATCGCACGCGCGAACTTTCGGACCCGACCGCCCATGCCGAGGTGCTGGCGATCCGCGCGGCATGCGCGCAGATCGGGTCCGAGCGCTTGGTGGGGCATGACCTTTACGTGACACTAGAGCCATGCCCCATCTGCGCGGGCACCATTGCGGCGGCGCGTATTGCGCGGCTTTATTACGGGGCCGACGATCCGAAATCGGGCGGTGTCGTGCATGGCGCGAGAGTGTTTTCACACCCACAGTGCCATCATCGCCCTGAAATATATGGCGATTTTTCTGCGCCCGAGGCCGAGGCGCTGCTGCGCGGATTTTTCGCCGCGCGCCGGCGTGCGGGCGTGGCCGAGCCTGAGTGA